The DNA window GTTTCCAGCAATTCGAGTAGTATTGGATAGCTTTTTTAAGTTGCTATCTCTACATACATATTTCTATATATGCTGACTATACTTAAATGGTCTAACTCATGACTGAAGTCACAAGTATGCGACCATATTTTTAATCAATTGTGACTTTTTCTCCTAGATTAGCCTTAGAAAAGTATGCTGATACTTGAGCAGACTTAACTATTAATTCATCAGTTAATTTAGAAGTTTTAAGAATAATATGAGAACTTGGAATATCTTTTACATGGAACCAATAATCATCTTTTGCTGAAACTTTGAAAGTTAAATTATCATTTTCTAAATTATTTCTTCCATATAAAATTAGATAATCTTCTCCTTCAATCAATCCATATTTAAGTTCTTTTTTAAGTTTAGTTTTCTTCTTATTATATAAACTTTTAATATAATTTAATTTTATTAATTCTTCTTCAATTTCTCTTAAGGAAATTACATCTTGGCTATTTTCAATAAAAAGTAAAGTACTTTCAACATAAGTAATTTCATCTTTTATTTCTTTTTCACGCCTAATAGCATTAGTAAGTCCTCTTTTTACCTTATTATATCTTTTATAGATTCTATCTAGATTTTCATTTGGGCTTATTAAAGAGTCAAGCTCTATTTCAATTTCCTTATTGTTATAAAAATCATAGGCTTTTATGGAATCCATACCTTTTTTTACATTATATAAGACAGAAGCTAAAATATCTCCCTTTTCTTTTATGCTATCCATAATTTTAGAATCTTCTATATCTTTTTTAATTAAAGATAATATTTTATTTAATTTTTTTAATTTCTTTTCAAGTAAACTTTCTAATCTATTTTTTAATAGCATAAAACTTGTTGTTGTGTGCTCATAGTCTATATAGAAATTAATCATCTCATCATAAGATGAAAACTCCTTTATTTCATCATAGTCTTTGAAATCTATATCTAAAACCGTTGCTAATTTTATTTTTTTATCTTTAAAATAAATCTTTGCCTTTATATCACTATTTAAAATATTTTTATATTCATCAAAAGATTTAATATTATTTAAAAATTTTCCTACACCTTCAATTTTATTTGTTAAAGGAATTTTATTTTCTAAAAATCTATTAAATTCATTTTCAGTTATATCAACAGGTAATATTTTTTTATCAAACTTAGGTCTTGTGTAAGTTTCACCTAAAAATAATGTTCTATCAAAATTTTCTGAAATATGAAATTTCTTCAATGTATCCAATACTTTATTTTCTTCATCAGTGAAGATAACATTAGATAACTTTCCTATACATTCAAAATAAATTTTATATTTTTTTATCTCACCTAATTCATTTATTCTTGAAAAATGAAAAACTAGGATTCTATCAAACCCTAGCTGTTCTATATCTGTTAACATGGCATTCATTAAATTTTTTCTTAAATTAGAAATTATTGATGAAGCTATATCTAAAATTGGTTGTTCTTTACTTTTAGTAATATAACAAATAGGTAAGCTTGGTATACAAGAAAGTAAGAGTTCAATTTTTCCAAAATGTATTGAAATTGTGTACTCATTATTTTTAAATATTCTATTTATTCTTTTGCCCTCTAAACTTTTTTTTAGCTCTTCCTTCATTTTTGAAAGAGATATACCATCTATATACAACATATTAATCAGCCTTTACTCCTATTAGATTTTTAGCATCTAAAATATCAAGTGTTAAAACTTCTCCATTTTCTTTTTCTATTTTAAATTGTGATTTATCATTAGATTTTAAAACTTTTAAAAGTGTAAAATTTTCTATACTATGACTTAAAAAATAATTTTGAACAATTGGAGTCCCCTTTATTTCAACAATAGAAACCTTTGTTCCTTCCTTAAAATCTGTTATAGTCATAGGTTTGAAATAATCTGTCTTATTTCTTAAAGATTCTAAAATCACTTCAAAAGTGCTAACAAATTGTTCTAAATCTTTGTCAGGTATACTTTCTGTGATAGAAGCCATAATCATTTTGTGATAGTTATTGTGATAAGTTAAAGCATCTACACCTTTTTTAGTAAGTGATACAAATACTTTTCTTCTATCTGTTGTTGATCTTGCTCTATCAATATATCCTTTATCAGATAATTTTGAAATAGCAACAGTCGCTGTTCCCATTGTTATACCAATTTTATCAGCAAGCTCATTCATAGTAAGTTGAGTATTTTCTCCTATTGATTCTATTATATGTAATTCTGTATGTGTTAAAGCTTTAATTCCTCTTTTTAAAGCCATATCTTCTGTTTTATAAAATAATTTGTAATACTCCTCTAAAACATCATTAACCCTTTGTATATTTACTGACATTATTTTCCTCCTCTATTTAGCTTTTAATTTTAATAAATCTATTCTTTCTTTATAATCTCCAGAAAATACATAAGAACCTGCTACAAATATATTAGCCCCTGCATCTGCACAAACTTTTATAGTTTCATCTGTAATTCCACCATCTACTTCTATATCTATATCTGCTCTCATTTTCTTTATTGCTTTAATTTTTTCAACAACTGCTGGTATGAATTTTTGTCCACCAAAACCTGGGTTCACACTCATAACCAATACCATATCAATATCATTTATAATATATTTTAAGACTTCTTCTGGTGTAGATGGATTTAATGATATCCCTGCCTTAACTCCAAAAGATTTAATTTGTTGTATAACTCTATGTAAATGAATTGTTGATTCTGCATGCACCACAACAATATCTGCTCCTGCTTTAACGAAATCTTCAATATATCTTTCTGGTTTATCTATCATTAAATGTACATCAAATACAAGCTTAGTACATTTTCTAATACATTTTATTACAGGAGGTCCAAAAGTTAAATTAGGTACAAATTGTCCATCCATAACATCTATATGAACATAATCTGCTCCTGCTTTATCAATAGCTATAAGCTCCTCACCAAGTTTTGAAAAATCACTTGATAATATGGATGGAGCTATTTTAATCCCATTAGTCATACCGATTCCACCTTTCTAATAAAATTTCTAAAGTTTTTTTATAAAAATTATATCTATCTTTTGATATTTTATTTTCTTCTACTTCTTTTTTTACATTACAACCTGGTTCATGTACATGAGAACAATTCAAAAATCTACAACTATCTATATTTGAGAATTCTGGAAATAATGAAATTAATTCTTCTCTATTTTCTATATTTGGAACTTCTATTGAAGAAAATCCTGGAGTATCTATTATATAGCCTCCTACTTTCATTTTGATCATATTAGAATCTCTTGTTGTATGTTTCCCTCTTTGTAATCTTTCACTAATTTCACCAGTTTTTAAAATTCTTTCACTTTGTAAAAAATTAATAAAACTT is part of the Fusobacterium nucleatum genome and encodes:
- a CDS encoding MarR family transcriptional regulator, translating into MSVNIQRVNDVLEEYYKLFYKTEDMALKRGIKALTHTELHIIESIGENTQLTMNELADKIGITMGTATVAISKLSDKGYIDRARSTTDRRKVFVSLTKKGVDALTYHNNYHKMIMASITESIPDKDLEQFVSTFEVILESLRNKTDYFKPMTITDFKEGTKVSIVEIKGTPIVQNYFLSHSIENFTLLKVLKSNDKSQFKIEKENGEVLTLDILDAKNLIGVKAD
- the rpe gene encoding ribulose-phosphate 3-epimerase: MTNGIKIAPSILSSDFSKLGEELIAIDKAGADYVHIDVMDGQFVPNLTFGPPVIKCIRKCTKLVFDVHLMIDKPERYIEDFVKAGADIVVVHAESTIHLHRVIQQIKSFGVKAGISLNPSTPEEVLKYIINDIDMVLVMSVNPGFGGQKFIPAVVEKIKAIKKMRADIDIEVDGGITDETIKVCADAGANIFVAGSYVFSGDYKERIDLLKLKAK